Proteins encoded in a region of the Bubalus bubalis isolate 160015118507 breed Murrah chromosome 9, NDDB_SH_1, whole genome shotgun sequence genome:
- the SLC5A5 gene encoding sodium/iodide cotransporter, with translation MATVEAKERATFGAWDYGVFALMLLVSTGIGLWVGVARGGQRSAEDFFTGGRRLSALPVGLSLAASFMSAVQVLGVPAEAYRYGLKFLWMCLGQLLNSLLTALLFLPVFYRLGLTSTYEYLEMRFSRAVRLCGTLQYLVATMLYTGIVIYAPALILNQVTGLDIWASLLSTGVICTFYTTVGGMKAVIWTDVFQVLVMLSGFWVVLARGTALVGGPGQVLELAKNHSRINLMDFDLDPRSRYTFWTFVVGGTLVWLSMYGVNQAQVQRYVACRTEKQAKLAVLINQLGLFLIVSSAAACGVVMFTFYLDCDPLLAGRISAPDQYMPLLVLDIFEDLPGVPGLFLACAYSGTLSTASTSINAMAAVTVEDLIKPRLPSLAPRRLVIISKGLSLIYGSACLTVAALSSLLGGGVLQGSFTVMGVISGPLLGAFILGMFVPTCNTPGVLSGLAVGLALSLWVAVGATLYPPSAQSMGVLPSSASGCAVPSANASGLLDPLLTANASSRVSSLEMDPDQQTLADNFYAISYLYYGALGTLCTVLCGALVSCLTGPTKRSALGPGLLWWDLMRQTASVAPKEEVATLDDGLMKGAEELPAGTKRPSDFLPTDEDHLLYLGQKEVNGAGSRPPGSEHDKGLDLKETDL, from the exons ATGGCCACCGTCGAGGCAAAGGAGAGGGCCACGTTCGGAGCCTGGGACTACGGGGTCTTCGCCCTTATGCTACTGGTGTCTACCGGCATCGGGCTGTGGGTCGGGGTAGCGCGAGGCGGGCAGCGCAGCGCCGAGGACTTCTTCACCGGGGGTCGGCGCCTGTCCGCCCTGCCGGTGGGCCTCTCTCTGGCCGCCAGCTTCATGTCGGCGGTCCAGGTGCTGGGGGTGCCAGCCGAGGCCTACCGCTATGGCCTCAAGTTCCTCTGGATGTGCCTGGGACAGCTGCTCAACTCTCTGCTCACTGCCCTGCTCTTCCTGCCGGTCTTCTACCGCCTGGGCCTCACCAGCACCTACGAG TACCTGGAGATGCGCTTCAGCCGGGCTGTGCGGCTCTGCGGGACTCTGCAGTACCTGGTGGCTACA ATGCTGTACACCGGCATAGTGATCTACGCCCCCGCGCTCATCCTGAACCAAG TGACAGGGCTGGACATCTGGGCATCGCTCCTGTCTACCGGAGTCATCTGCACCTTCTACACTACTGTG GGCGGCATGAAGGCTGTGATCTGGACCGACGTATTTCAGGTCTTAGTGATGCTGAGTGGTTTCTGGGTTGTCCTGGCTCGTGGAACTGCGCTCGTGGGTGGACCTGGGCAAGTACTCGAGCTTGCCAAGAACCACTCCCGGATCAACCTGATGGA CTTTGACCTGGACCCGAGGAGCCGCTACACATTCTGGACTTTTGTTGTGGGTGGCACGTTGGTGTGGCTCTCCATGTACGGGGTGAACCAAGCACAGGTGCAGCGCTACGTGGCCTGTCGCACGGAGAAGCAAGCCAAGCT GGCCGTGCTCATCAACCAGCTGGGCCTGTTCCTGATCGTGTCCAGCGCTGCCGCCTGTGGTGTTGTCATGTTCACGTTCTACCTCGACTGTGACCCTCTCCTGGCGGGGCGCATCTCTGCCCCAGACCAG TACATGCCCCTGCTGGTGCTGGACATCTTTGAGGACCTGCCTGGAGTCCCTGGGCTCTTTCTGGCCTGTGCCTACAGCGGCACCCTCAG CACTGCGTCCACCAGCATCAATGCCATGGCTGCCGTCACTGTGGAAGATCTCATCAAACCTCGGCTGCCGAGCCTGGCCCCTCGGAGACTGGTCATCATCTCCAAGGGGCTCT CGCTCATCTACGGCTCAGCTTGTCTCACCGTGGCGGCTCTGTCGTCCCTGCTGGGGGGCGGTGTCCTCCAG GGCTCCTTCACCGTCATGGGAGTCATCAGCGGCCCTCTCCTCGGAGCCTTCATCCTGGGGATGTTCGTCCCCACCTGCAACACACCG GGCGTCCTGTCCGGGCTGGCAGTGGGCTTGGCGCTGTCGCTGTGGGTGGCCGTGGGCGCCACTCTCTACCCGCCTAGcgcgcagtccatgggggtccttCCATCGTCAGCGTCCGGCTGTGCTGTGCCCTCAGCCAACGCCTCTGGTCTCCTGGACCCTCTTCTCACTGCCAACGCCTCCAGCAGGGTCTCCAG ctTGGAAATGGACCCTGATCAGCAAACCTTAGCTGACAACTTCTATGCCATTTCCTATCTCTATTACGGTGCCTTGGGCACACTGTGCACTGTGCTATGTGGAGCCCTTGTCAGCTGCCTGACGG GCCCCACCAAGCGCAGTGCCCTGGGTCCCGGTCTGCTCTGGTGGGACCTCATGCGGCAGACAGCATCAGTGGCCCCCAAGGAAGAGGTGGCCACCCTGGATGATGGTTTGATGAAG